The genomic window GAATCCTCGTCATCATTTTCCTCTACTTCCTCAACCATAGACATCAAATCAACATCCTCTTCATCTAAGGTGTGCCCAAGTGTGTTCATATGCTCATCTTTCATATCGACAGATTCTACCACAGCATCCACTTCTTCCTCTTCCATTATGTTCCTTCTCATGCGCTCATCTCCCATATAAACAGATTCGACCTCAGCATCCACTTCTTCCTCTTCCATTATGTTCCTTCTCATACGCTCATCTCCCATATAAACAGATTCGACCTCGGCATCAACTTCTTCCTCTTCCATTATGTTCCTTCTCATGCGCTCATCTCCCATATAAACAGATTCGACCTCGGCATCAACTTCTTCCTCATCTTCAGCAATAAGAAATGGATTTGCACTCCTTTTCTCAGGTTGAGCCGCCATTTCTTCTTGCTGTTCAGCTTCATCTGCGCTTCTTCGTCGTCGTCGAGATTTCATGGGCCAATCCATCAATTCAGTTTGATCTTCTTCCTCCATCTCTCCTTCCTCAGAGTTGCGTCTCCTACGTTCCTCCTTAGCAATTTCTTCCTCGATTGCAGAGATAGCACCCACTACAACAGTATCATCATCCTGAATATTTGCTGATATCTTATCTTGAGCTTCCTTGCTAATCACATCTACATCATCATCATCCACCTCCAAACTCCGATGATGAGCACCAAAAATGTCTGAGCCATGGAAAGGGAGTTCGATCAACTCTTCTTGAAGTGCAGCCGCACTTTTTGCAATAGTTGCAGCGGGCTTCAAACCGTTTCCTTTTCCAAACAGATTTCTGATGATGTCTGCCTTCCATTTGGGAACAAGCGCCATCTTCCCCTGGACACTTCGTTTCTCAGGTTCCTCGTGAATATCATCTTCTGGCTCAGAGCGATACACACGACGTAGACCTCCTATTCTGGGAATATAAACTGGAGAGTAGAAGAGATTCGGATAGAAGCGAGAGGGAATCAGACTACGTCTTTGGTATGGAAAGCGGCGGAATCCATAAAAGGACTTAGGATCCCGCTCCAGTTCCTTGATATCATCTACATCAGATTCATCCGCTGCAGCACCTATAGAGCACGGATACAAGTTTAAAGCTTGAAACGGAGAAATATCGTGTAAAGAAAAGGTGAAACTTACGGATTTGTCCAATACAAAGTACGGTAAAGAGGGAAAACAGAATGAAGTTCTTCATTCTGTCAGAATTAAGACTAAAATGGAGGCAAGGGAAGGAGAACTCCTTATATATGTACTGGGATGACTCAAGATGAAGAACAAGTCGGTATTCTTGTTCATCCATTTCTTAGGATCTGCAATTCGTCTGAGTGACACAGTTATTAGTAGTGATGTAGCCTGACTCACCCTTTGAGTCTCTCTCTCTGCTTCGCTACCTATGCACGACGTACGTAGGTACGCAGAACAGGCTAGTAGCTAGGGGAAAGAGAATGGAGTCAAGTCATGTCAAGAATTATGTGTCTACCTGTGATAGGTGTcgataaacattaaataaatattcttttgtcaaaaggaaaataaaaaaaaacatacatttttcaagtcacctatttctttaaatatatgtatgtatgggtCTGTACATATACATGTAAGTATTATAAATCTTTTCCAAGATTCGTTGCGCATGAGGGACAAGTCAAAAAGACTAATTAAGTAGTagtcttttctctctctctacgAAGGGTCAATCCCCACTATATCTTTTCTAAGACCGGTTTCAAGTCATAATCTTAGTAAAGTAATACACAGACGTCTTATTTACCATTCAAGGATAACCAATTTTATCATCCATTTGTAATGAGGAAAGAAATCCCCCTTTTCATTGGTcgtttttatcttcaaaaacagGGCAGAGAAGCTGCATGGatcgattttaataataaacatcaCCATGGCGCCCCTTTTCTTCTTAATTAAccttcttttttcattcttagcctttctttctcttcttccatttgaagaaaaggaagaaaaaagaaccTTTCCTCTGATTGGCCGGTTTATCGCTCCTTCGTCTCTACctgttcctttttatttattttttttaaaaagagaagaagCCTCCTACAAAACCTTGAGagagaaaaaggtttttttgactttaaaaaaccGGCGGGGATCACCTGAGGCTTAGACATTTCCTCGTTAGATGGCTCTTttctatttaatgtatatattttaaaatatgagagATGATGCAAGAGACCCTTACTCAAAACGTTGATTACTAACTAATCCTtcttaattaaaagatttaaaaaagaagtaatgtTTCTCTGcctaacatacataaataaatattatattcccCTCCTTTGTAATGTAAAACTCCTTTTTGAGAGAGTTAGATGACACCTTACTTACTCTTCTCTCCCTTACTCAGTCATCATTTGACATTTCTCGTGATAGCTAGggattgattattttctttaccagctttttttattttagcagAGTACTCTATGAAAGTAGCGAGCTAGGAATAataaggagaagaagaaaagagttcaaaatgGCGATGAcaatagtagtagtagtagtacacataataataataataataatagcttgaaTAGCTGAGctgcaaaaagaaaagaaaagatagCTGAGctgcaaaaagaaaagaaaagaaccgtttcttcttctttcatttatttctcattattttacgGCTATTAATTCTCCCCTTGGAAATAAGGTTTTcttttactatataatataagtatgtacGTATACAACACTACGTACATTTCCGAATCCGGAAGTAGTTTATGGCCAAGAGTCTATGATGATTATGTTgataatagcaataaaaaacaACTTGGAATAGCTATATGTCCtgattatgaatataattacgTATTTAAAGGATGGTGGTGATGCTTTGATTTTGGGTAATTGAAGAGGAGGTAGgaagggaggggggaggggggtaaatatatatatatagagagagagggTATTAATCCTCTTCTTCTATCACATAAAAGGTGAGAAGCAGCTGGGGTCCCTCTTCTTGTTTAGTCAGGCATACAACATACAACTAAAGTGGAAACAGTAGCAACTctggatttttttgattttttgattaataaccATGTAACCGCTGAAGTAAATTAAGCTATACTACACACCTATGTTGGTAGTTGGTGcctacattttcatttttctttgctTCAAAACTTAGTCAACCGCATATAATGGGTGAATAATGACTTATTACACCttcataaaagaaaagtttCGTCATTCTATTTCTATGTACAACGgttatgtattctttttgagTGGCTTGATCAAATAAGCAACTACGGACtacattttatgaatatatatacactCATAGTATGTTGTTGTATGAGATTTAGCTCATAGAGAGCCTTACTTTTAAAGGGTTCTGCATGTTTATCAGAGTGGACAATGCATGGGCCCATTTATGCAAACCTAATAATATTCGCtcttttatattgaattttctctcctaaaaaaatcatttcttatgTCTATTGGATGGATAATGTTGGAAACGTACATCAACACAAAAGGGatcttgaatataaatcaagaaagagaaaaattaaaacacaattacTCACTTTTTAAACTTCATAAATACAAAACGGGAGTGTCCAACCATTTTTCCGGAAGGGGCAACTTGATACGACACTGTTGGTATGTAGATCCATACCATTACACGTTTTTAATAGGATCTAAAGGGCttaagttgatttatttttaggagTAAGAGTCACATAAAACCATTTAAGGGCCGCAGGTTGTTCATTTCtcatataaacaaaacaaattttctgatatattttagtcaataatggactttatattcaaatttcttggatgTTTAGAGGTATTCAGGGAAGTTAGCTATAGTCTAAAAGTAGGACTACTCAACTTATATGAGGAAGGATCTAGTTTGACAAGTTCTAAACTATCCATATGTCCTTTAGTTTTTATGTCTAgctcaaaaatgagatttttttttgttcagatcAGAGATTTTCTGATGACATTATGTCTCCTCCTCGTCCCTAAGGTGACAATACAAACTCAAAAGGTCATAATTTTGACTAAAATCCGCTAGTTAAGTAGTTCTGGTCTAAATCAAGGCTAGCCAACTGGTGATCTGAGGTCCGAATCCGGACGTTCTGTCTGTTGAAGTTGGACCCCAGGCCCCAGGTTgcttttttctcatattttcattgtaaaaatcaaaaatagaataCATACATTGGAAATTGTCTAACTGGACCTTTACACATAATAAGTAAGGTTTAGCCttcgttttattatttttaaagactttatttTGCTCCAATATGGccttatgatattatttttctacattagTGACAgggaatttttgaaacttttgagtAGAATAGAAAGTgaagattaatataaaagaatacaGACTCTCGTTTGAGAATAATCACTCCAGCTTTCGTTTGTATTGATGTAGCACAGATACTTGATTTGTAATTTCTAGAGAGTAAGAAAGTAGATTATAGGGAGTACAAAGGTGAGAGTATCTCAAGGAAAATGCTCAAGTGtgacaattattaaaataaatgactttGACCTGAAGGAAGTACTACTGCTTTAAGTTGCAAAATCTTAAATAAGCAAAGTGACAAGTTGGCGTTTACTTGGATATATATGTTAAGTGGTGTGATTATTTCCAAGTGTGAAAAAACTAGGTAAATTACTACCTTTGCAAAATTATCTATGTAAaaaacaatctattttttttgcaaataaacaaAAGGAATTTAAAGAACTTAATGATATTCGCCTtcgttataatatgtatatatgtatactcttGCAATGTcgtataaacaattataaagtaTCAAAGCATTCTCTTTTGACATGCAATGTCCATGCTtcaagtatatattatgtaggtatatgttcTGTACAAATTCTAACTTGTAGgtataatcaaattgtacaagttacaatccaaaaaataaatgaaaatcaataaatgaataatacacGTGatgtatttttcaactatttttatatataaaaataattataattaatagacaGTTATTATTTGGCAACCTAGATGATTATAATTcaagtttttatcaattttaagtaCATCATAAGAGTATATGTCAATAGAAATACCTTCCGCTTCACGTTGAACatagatatttgtattaaaatagtaaaaaattacagcattaataaatcaatcagggctattaaataatttccttatccatatcccaagtactgtaaatccttcatttaaagttattcatctcatttattggctacaacttgtacaatttacttgTACCAGTTACAACTTGCtcagtacatattatatatgtccTTCTCCTGTACCACcagttgcaacttgtaaaatcaaattgtacaagttgcaaccaaaaaacgCAATGAATAATTCGGATCATTTTTGCTAAGGATAATGTTAGAGCAGCTTCAACTACCATAATTCCCTTATTTATCTTTTGGCAGAACgttgattattaaataaaagtggatctttagtattatatattctatttactTCCTTAGCAACACATGAGAGTTACATTGCACACTGATTAAAATATACTCGCTAATGCAATAGTAGAGAATACCTTAAAATCTTCCTCCAATCACAACCCAgtgcatatatacatatatataaacacgTCTCTACAAATCACTCACTTATTTATGAGTGAACAGATagtacaataattgaatatttcttaccTTGTCCACATATCAATGGTCTAATTTAGGACTTCTTTATTGAGAATTACTAATGGATAATTATATTCTGTGGCAGGTTATAGAGCTCAAATGCTCAAACTTACATTATACgtcaatacataataaattcaatattttaatgaattaaaatgaaattataacgTCAATTAGTAGTTgtaattataatcattcatgtagtaattaaataagactATGTCAGCTTCAAGTTGCAGCTTGTATCTCCTGTGACACGCTATAAAGTTCGATTGTCCATAGTTCCATTTTTCATAgtaggtaaataaataattttaataaatcatactGAGATTCTagtattaatgtataaatagaCATTGTAACGCCTGATGATGTAATTAAGATAGACGTTATAACACGTACAAATCGTAATTTGTACAATCTATTTATACAAGTTCCAACCAAAAAGTGTTAtggataattttaaatgaaggatttacgtTACTTAAGATGAGGATGATGCAATATTTGAATATCCCATGGATGagtgatgtaatttttgactattttaataaaaataactgaaaaatcAGTATTATGTGCAcgttataaagttcaaatacccacagttatattacctATAAATACATAAGCACCATGCAATTTGTATAGATcgaaataaaatgatagtatcaatgtatagtttgtaataaaaatgctTGATGTTACATTTTGATACGAAGATATatcaacttgtacaatgtgcTTATATTAGTTACAACTGGTGCGGGTATCACAACTTCTACACGtccatatacaaataaatttatttttctatgtacgCAACATAAACATATATCTGAGTATGCAGATTTACGGAAAGATAATATCTTGTAGGATGCGGTTGCAAAAGTCTAGAAGTATAGAAATGCTGGAcgtttattacttaaattggaaaaatcaatttatacttaatgtagataaattcttaatctttcacccaatataattttttttttcaattcgttgcttcgtttaatcgcACAATTGGctagaaaataagttatttcaagGTAgtctttaaatttacaaataaactataatgggtttaataaaaaccattgtgaatttaaaaaaaaatatttatcaggtattttgttaagttttcaaaaaaaaaatgtatgcgacgtactttaattttaatccGACATTAGCATTTTCAGTCTTTATTACTGCGCAATAtcaaagtactttgtcttaatttttaatctatcctttttttttcaataactatcattaattgtctggagagcgtgggaagatattcatatactcgaatttcatattatacaattcaatagTAGATATTTAAAAGTGTCAATTTTTGCATAATACTGTGCTCCGgaattcataaaaaatcaattcaattcttttgatgtttaagaaagttgtgttggtttattgaaatatcatacatattttattagaccacagattttggtgtaggttataacataTACACTACGGAAAAAACCCCGTGAAATTtcgatgataaattggtcaaactttcttaatattgaagctaaagACATGAGAatggtatcaaaatgtattttataccATTATCTATTggataaaacaggtttaaaaggggaaaaaatagaatttcaaattttttgtacatacttagtatatttatataattttacgattattataaaaatataatgttaatttgattcttgcttttttgtattttcatttggaGGATGTAAATTTGTAGCTACGTTATGTCAGAAAATAAGAGAATGGATAGAGGTAATGCCTATGAtgagtatgtacatatgttataatactattaatagatCCGTAATATGCATTCATTCTTACCTGTCATTAGGGAATACTGAgtgtacaataatatatttacttcaaaatgtCAAACCTCATAGATTtactaaatgtatgtatgtactacaaagtataattaaaaattcattaaattaatttaatgcaCTACCGGGTGGGTCTAATAAAATACGTGTGCAAATAGGTAAAACTCTTTATTTCTTCTACGTGCTATTGTACCCACCTATAGCAGATGTATGCCTGTGTGGACtgtttacattattatatcCAAGAAAGAAAATCTTTTTCTAATTGAAATGTTTGTAGGTGTAATTTGAATTATGCTAGGTATTTTGAAACATTCACTCTTAAAGGGTTTGAATCACACTGTTCTCAATGTTGATTACTTTATTAGGGTCATTTAAGCATAGGTGTGCGGTCAACATTCAACCCTAGTTTATTTGCTTTTGAGTCATACActtacttacatacataaaaatacatatcttgtacaatgtacatttatcTAATTGTGTAGACTTCCTTCGTAGAAGTTAAGCTGAAGAAGAACTGAATCATGTATTGTATTATTACTTACGTAGAACCAACACGGAACTCCAAACTAATACGTCTCAGAAGGATTGTTGATGCTCAAATTGAGTTCTGAATCCATTTTccccataaaatataaataaatacggATTCATCCAAGGGTTCTCAACCCTTTTACTCTAACGTAACAAGATATTAGAAATGAAACTTCAAGATATtaaaacccatatttttttgtctataataATACCTCTTCTCCGGATGTACATCAAAAACTTCAAAGACACAGTCCAACAATGGCCAAAAATCCgcaaaacaacaacaacgcCAAATAGTGGTATGTGTCCGACGCACAAAATGTATCATTTACACAATTAAAAGTAACATGAGCCAGGTTGGATTTTCATGCCCAAGCATAGCAGCAAAGTTTTCTCACCATTATGTGTTGAGTTGCGAATATAACAGGGCGTCTCCAGAGGTTTGGGGTCTATAGTAACCCCAaatacaggaaaaaaaaaaaaaaaaaaaatcctgtggacacccttGATATGCCAAGTAACAGGgccatgaatatatatttttttggagggggggtGGGGGTTAAGTTACTTTTTGACATTATataggggtgtccacaggaatTTTTTGGGATCGGccctgattaaaaaaaaaaagatcaattgaaaagataattttttgtccTTTGAAATTTCTCCCCAAAGTAATAGCTTTTGTGTTATAAcgacaaaaaatcattaattttggaGGGTTGGGTCAAGCATTACGGCCCACTTCCTCGGGACGTccttataatgtttttaaagctattttttgaaaaaaaaaaaagtctttttgacaaaatatttcaaatttaacaaaacaaaaaacaaaatcggCCAAGGGTGTGTACCCCCCCCAAATATCTCTCCAGTTAATGGCGTGTCGAGTACTGAGACTGTGGAGTTCCGGAGTTCTTCTGTATGATGTACCaaagaatatgaagaaaaatcaattttcctttcaaatgtaattattcATGGGTCGAATGTgttttatgaatgaattttcGTTCTTTTCATTCAAATTCTCTCTCTTTATTACGATTTGAGGTAATACATATAGATGTGGTTTTAGTGATGGGTGTATTTTGAGTTGGAATTTGATTTGCTATATCCATTAACATGGACtacatttgataatatattagaGTCCTCATAATATGAACTTGCTATCCACTGATAGGACTAGatacattacatatttgaataatgccccatatgtacatacatatcaCTACAAGTCGTAACTTTTTACCACCTtgtgttttgtatatatatatccactTAATATATTCTTCTATATATATCCAAACATTTTACCCTAGATTTATTCTGAATTATGAATATGGAAAATCGTAATGTTTCCTGAAGccctctttttttaatgttattcttCATTCCACCCATTTCATTATTCCTTAAccataatcatatatatatatatatatatataagttttaaggATCCTTCTGCAAAAATTAAT from Lepeophtheirus salmonis chromosome 1, UVic_Lsal_1.4, whole genome shotgun sequence includes these protein-coding regions:
- the LOC121126525 gene encoding uncharacterized protein isoform X2; protein product: MDEQEYRLVLHLESSQYIYKEFSFPCLHFSLNSDRMKNFILFSLFTVLCIGQIRAAADESDVDDIKELERDPKSFYGFRRFPYQRRSLIPSRFYPNLFYSPVYIPRIGGLRRVYRSEPEDDIHEEPEKRSVQGKMALVPKWKADIIRNLFGKGNGLKPAATIAKSAAALQEELIELPFHGSDIFGAHHRSLEVDDDDVDVISKEAQDKISANIQDDDTVVVGAISAIEEEIAKEERRRRNSEEGEMEEEDQTELMDWPMKSRRRRRSADEAEQQEEMAAQPEKRSANPFLIAEDEEEVDAEVESVYMGDERMRRNIMEEEEVDAEVESVYMGDERMRRNIMEEEEVDAEVESVYMGDERMRRNIMEEEEVDAVVESVDMKDEHMNTLGHTLDEEDVDLMSMVEEVEENDDEDSTPQKRSTYFSGGARSLSGRAAPYRRRSASQPRKDVSSSLRSSLPRRSESPYSSSPRAIPTRPRKSGSYSSSSSDSLPSLSFNSDDRALPRDNFPSLSFNSDDRALPRDGYSGNVRSRRNVIMNEESEPSDEEIISMIDESEEEVDPFVRRYL
- the LOC121126525 gene encoding uncharacterized protein isoform X1, with product MDEQEYRLVLHLESSQYIYKEFSFPCLHFSLNSDRMKNFILFSLFTVLCIGQIPLNLYPCSIGAAADESDVDDIKELERDPKSFYGFRRFPYQRRSLIPSRFYPNLFYSPVYIPRIGGLRRVYRSEPEDDIHEEPEKRSVQGKMALVPKWKADIIRNLFGKGNGLKPAATIAKSAAALQEELIELPFHGSDIFGAHHRSLEVDDDDVDVISKEAQDKISANIQDDDTVVVGAISAIEEEIAKEERRRRNSEEGEMEEEDQTELMDWPMKSRRRRRSADEAEQQEEMAAQPEKRSANPFLIAEDEEEVDAEVESVYMGDERMRRNIMEEEEVDAEVESVYMGDERMRRNIMEEEEVDAEVESVYMGDERMRRNIMEEEEVDAVVESVDMKDEHMNTLGHTLDEEDVDLMSMVEEVEENDDEDSTPQKRSTYFSGGARSLSGRAAPYRRRSASQPRKDVSSSLRSSLPRRSESPYSSSPRAIPTRPRKSGSYSSSSSDSLPSLSFNSDDRALPRDNFPSLSFNSDDRALPRDGYSGNVRSRRNVIMNEESEPSDEEIISMIDESEEEVDPFVRRYL